The genomic DNA AGATTTCGTTTCCGAGAGAATTTGCATGGCTGATGTAATCGTCTGCAACCCAATCGAGTGAGCCAGTTCCGTCAAACGCGGACGCTGATCGCCACCAACACCCAGCAACTCCACCGACTCCGCTCCGCACTGCACGATCATCAAATCGCGATACACATTCACGAGCTGATCGAGCAAATTTCCCAGCTGCACCCCCGCATGAATCGCATCATCGATTTCGCTGAGAACTTTCCCGCGATCCTGACGTTTGATCGCTTCAATCAAAGAGATGAGACGGTCGTCATCGGCTGTGCCCAGCAGTTGATTCACATCTTTGGCTTCAATCTTTTCGCCGCCAAAAGCCAGGAGCTGATCGAACAGCGACTGACTGTCCCGCATCGATCCCCCGGCTCGTCGAGCCACCAGATCAATCGCCTCGTTCGTGACTTCAACACCTTCCTGCGTCGCAATCTCGGCCAGTCTCTCTGAAATCGCCTGCGTTTCGATACTCGAAAAATCGAATCGCTGACAGCGTGACAAAATTGTATCCGGAACTTTTTGCGGTTCCGTCGTACAAAAGACGAACTTCACATTGGCAGGTGGTTCTTCCAGTGTTTTCAGCAACGCATTGAAGGCTTCTTTCGTCAGCATGTGAACTTCATCGATGATGTACATCTTGATGCGGGTTCGCATCGAACGGATGCCGACGTTCGCCCGCAGAGCCCGGATATCATCAATCCCGCGATTGGACGCCCCATCGATTTCCATCACATCGACATCGCTGCCCGTGGAAATCGCATGGCACATTTCGCACTGATTACAAGGCTCCCCATTCTCGGCCTGCAAACAGTTCAACGCTTTGGCCAGAATTCGAGCCATCGAAGTCTTGCCGACTCCGCGAGCCCCGGTAAACAAATACGCATGAGCAACCCGATCCGCCAGAATCGCATTCTTTAACGCTTGCGCCACATGCTGCTGACCGACAACATCCTGAAATGTCTGCGGACGATACCGGCGAGCCAAGACCGTATACGTCCCTTTTGTATTCGCCATGTTTCGTGAAACCTTGTTGACTATGCCTTAGTACTTGAATTACTAAATATCTTATTTTGATTCCAGTTAAATCGAAAGCGGAAAGCGGAAAGCCGTTTTTATGACCAGAGGCTAGTGGCTAGTGGCTAGTGATGAGAAATCATACTTAAT from Rubinisphaera italica includes the following:
- the dnaX gene encoding DNA polymerase III subunit gamma/tau, coding for MANTKGTYTVLARRYRPQTFQDVVGQQHVAQALKNAILADRVAHAYLFTGARGVGKTSMARILAKALNCLQAENGEPCNQCEMCHAISTGSDVDVMEIDGASNRGIDDIRALRANVGIRSMRTRIKMYIIDEVHMLTKEAFNALLKTLEEPPANVKFVFCTTEPQKVPDTILSRCQRFDFSSIETQAISERLAEIATQEGVEVTNEAIDLVARRAGGSMRDSQSLFDQLLAFGGEKIEAKDVNQLLGTADDDRLISLIEAIKRQDRGKVLSEIDDAIHAGVQLGNLLDQLVNVYRDLMIVQCGAESVELLGVGGDQRPRLTELAHSIGLQTITSAMQILSETKSRLMRVPHARALIDLAVIRLASLEDLQSVSQLITELKSRPPGAVTIGTPTQSSRPTQQAPQKKTPEITSDETQPHYVEASQSQPVVSQEVIPQSESPNRPTIEFSEATREEIWKELLTRIEGSLGSYLRQAIRTEVSSADRLTVIFSEKHKFSFDSLLQKPENQRLVEDCLSGIAGQRIHVKFNLEASKPQVSGSSGQAPMHPTAAAKHEFVKQAESIFSATIGRTDRIRKN